Proteins found in one bacterium genomic segment:
- a CDS encoding CpsD/CapB family tyrosine-protein kinase: MGKITQALKKAAEDRLSRIDKKPQHSYVVKIDPQITKDLNIDEHVVAFSDPRSPVAEQYKTLRTNLLSLSSTARPIKTIAITSSINSEGKTITALNLAITMAHDLNNKSIVFVDADLRKSKIHNILGIDKVDSGLSEYLQDSLLLNNVLIKTGIENLTLLPAGKGPKNPAELLSSYRMRDLLKILKNNFDYIIIDAPPVLPVTDPSVIGAQVDGVLMVIQAGRTQRNIVQHAKQLLDQARVKVLGYVMTSVEYHLPQYLYRYM; this comes from the coding sequence ATGGGAAAAATCACACAAGCCTTAAAAAAAGCAGCAGAAGACCGTTTATCAAGAATCGACAAGAAACCACAACATTCATATGTGGTAAAAATAGACCCGCAGATTACAAAAGACCTTAATATAGATGAACATGTAGTCGCATTCTCTGATCCCAGGTCTCCTGTGGCTGAGCAGTATAAGACACTTCGCACAAATCTTTTATCCCTTTCTTCAACTGCAAGGCCCATTAAAACCATAGCTATCACAAGCTCTATAAATAGCGAGGGTAAGACCATTACTGCCTTAAATCTGGCTATTACTATGGCGCATGACTTGAATAACAAATCTATAGTTTTTGTAGATGCTGATCTAAGGAAAAGCAAAATACATAATATCCTCGGTATAGATAAGGTGGATTCAGGCCTGTCAGAATACTTGCAGGATAGCCTTTTACTTAACAATGTGCTTATAAAGACAGGTATAGAAAATTTAACCTTACTACCTGCAGGCAAAGGCCCTAAAAACCCTGCAGAACTTCTATCATCCTACAGGATGAGAGATTTATTGAAGATATTAAAGAACAATTTTGACTATATCATAATTGATGCCCCGCCTGTCCTACCTGTTACTGACCCAAGTGTAATAGGTGCTCAGGTTGATGGAGTACTTATGGTGATACAAGCCGGGCGTACTCAACGCAATATTGTCCAACATGCAAAACAACTATTAGACCAAGCCCGCGTAAAGGTCCTAGGCTACGTAATGACCAGCGTAGAATACCACCTCCCGCAGTATTTATATAGGTATATGTAA